The following coding sequences lie in one Niabella agricola genomic window:
- a CDS encoding aminopeptidase P family protein yields MKYLPLNPQIFIKNRKRFTDKMERNAIAVFLANDEMPENGDALYKYKPNSSLFWLSGIQQEDSMVILYPDNPDPKYREVLVLVRPNELKEKWDGKRLRANEAATISGIKTIVWLDTLPALLNSWIHASETIYLDTNENDRKSSWIETRQYRYIKELKEKFPLHQYKRAAPVLKELRAIKTPEEVEVIQKAIGITEKTFRRLLQFIKPGVWEFEIEAEILHSFLNNRATREGYSSIIAGGDRARTLHYISNNQQCLDGELILMDFGAEYGGYNADLTRTIPVNGRFTKRQKEIYNTCLRLHRFAASILKPGITIVNYHEKVGDQATKEFLKLGLLGKADVKNEDPENRAYRKYLYHGISHHLGIDVHDLGPFRSPLKAGMVLTIEPGIYIEEEQLGVRIENNFLLTRSGNIDLMKTMPIEADDIEMLMNS; encoded by the coding sequence ATGAAATATTTACCACTGAATCCCCAGATCTTTATCAAAAACCGCAAACGGTTCACCGATAAGATGGAGCGCAATGCGATCGCCGTTTTTTTGGCCAATGATGAAATGCCCGAAAACGGCGATGCACTTTATAAATACAAACCCAACAGCAGCTTGTTCTGGCTTTCGGGGATACAGCAGGAAGACAGTATGGTGATCCTTTACCCGGACAATCCGGATCCCAAGTACCGTGAAGTGCTGGTGCTGGTGCGTCCAAACGAACTAAAAGAGAAGTGGGACGGCAAGCGTTTACGGGCCAATGAGGCGGCAACCATCAGCGGCATCAAAACCATTGTATGGCTGGATACCCTGCCCGCTCTGCTCAATTCCTGGATCCATGCGTCTGAAACGATTTACCTGGATACCAACGAGAACGACCGCAAGAGCTCATGGATCGAAACCCGCCAGTACCGCTATATAAAGGAGCTGAAAGAAAAATTCCCATTGCACCAGTATAAGCGTGCAGCACCGGTTCTGAAGGAGTTGCGGGCTATAAAAACGCCGGAAGAAGTGGAGGTGATCCAAAAAGCGATCGGCATTACCGAAAAGACCTTCCGCCGCTTATTACAATTTATCAAACCGGGCGTATGGGAATTTGAAATCGAGGCGGAGATCCTGCACTCCTTCCTCAACAACCGGGCCACGAGAGAAGGTTACAGCAGCATTATCGCTGGCGGCGACCGCGCCCGTACGCTGCACTATATCAGCAATAACCAACAATGCCTGGACGGAGAACTGATCCTGATGGATTTTGGTGCCGAATACGGCGGCTATAATGCCGATCTTACCCGCACTATTCCTGTAAACGGACGGTTCACCAAGCGTCAGAAAGAAATTTACAATACCTGCCTGCGACTACACCGCTTTGCTGCTTCTATACTGAAACCGGGTATTACCATTGTTAATTATCATGAAAAAGTGGGCGATCAAGCTACGAAGGAATTCCTTAAACTAGGATTGCTCGGCAAAGCAGATGTAAAAAATGAAGACCCCGAAAACAGGGCCTATCGCAAATACCTCTATCATGGCATCAGCCACCACCTGGGTATTGATGTGCACGACCTGGGTCCCTTCCGTTCACCGCTCAAAGCCGGCATGGTATTAACCATTGAGCCAGGCATTTATATTGAGGAAGAGCAATTGGGTGTACGCATTGAAAATAATTTCCTGCTGACCCGCAGCGGCAACATCGACCTGATGAAGACCATGCCGATTGAAGCAGATGACATTGAAATGCTCATGAATAGCTAG
- a CDS encoding SRPBCC family protein: MHIKFAERILITRSQEYIFDYSQDYGRRLQWDTFLKKAMLAGGATQAGPGVRAWCVAKDGLGMETEYISFNRPAATAIKMTKGPFLFKSFLGSWTFKRKEQDRTEVIFLYAFKLRFPFSIFSRQIKRSLQMNVQQRLKDLKQHIEKSNDPV; this comes from the coding sequence ATGCATATTAAATTTGCTGAACGTATTCTTATAACCCGTAGCCAGGAGTATATTTTTGATTACTCCCAGGACTACGGCAGGCGCCTGCAGTGGGATACCTTTCTGAAGAAGGCGATGCTTGCAGGCGGCGCAACTCAGGCGGGACCTGGTGTAAGGGCCTGGTGCGTAGCAAAAGACGGATTGGGCATGGAAACGGAATATATATCTTTTAACCGGCCCGCAGCCACTGCAATTAAAATGACAAAGGGACCGTTTCTTTTCAAATCGTTTTTGGGATCATGGACGTTTAAACGAAAGGAACAGGATCGCACAGAGGTGATTTTTCTGTATGCCTTCAAACTGCGATTCCCGTTCTCGATATTTTCCCGGCAGATAAAGAGGAGTCTGCAGATGAACGTGCAACAACGGTTGAAGGACCTGAAACAACACATTGAGAAAAGTAATGACCCTGTGTAA
- a CDS encoding HSP90 family protein produces the protein METSNNEYYSFQVNLQGMISLLSEHLYSNPNTFIRELLQNAVDAIAALRQLDEGLEGTIRIELPAPAEGQPAFSFQDNGIGLKEDEIHQFLSVIGESSKRKNAEDARLFIGKFGIGLLSCFVVSEAITIETRSAFDTNGFRWSAFNDGRYQIDPVEALPIGTRVYLTPKKNYAHLFRPENFIPQIRFYGDALPEKITVVANGEEKLINPEPPVWLNPDANRHALLQAGKEVFQLAFLDAVPFQTESGKCTGVLYLLPYKAQFSVKQHHRIYLKRMFLGEADNGLLPSWAFFVKMIVNSNALSATASRESLMQNDQLRNTRKEIGDTLKSYLKNIHNIDPQVYQKIMQTHFLHLKAMAAEDDEFLRLILDDLPFETNKGLRTFKNIREQYPVIYYCADYEEFKQVQRIAEFQGVLVLNVAYTFEEELLKKIKGIHRELNIREMSSAKLLDTFVNISTEEAERYRPFMKKMMAFARALHCTVSLKYFEPRDTPAIFTRADEDFAEATIKKLKASDNPFANALGSLQQQPELLNQFCLNMNNELVQHMLTLDEDYMLQAITEVLYVQALLMGKYPVNEKQMNLFNSALHSLLVMGMKNFIQI, from the coding sequence ATGGAAACATCCAACAACGAATACTATTCTTTCCAGGTAAACCTGCAGGGGATGATCAGCCTTTTATCGGAGCACCTGTACAGCAATCCGAATACATTTATACGGGAGCTGCTGCAAAATGCGGTGGACGCTATAGCTGCGTTGCGCCAACTGGACGAGGGGCTTGAGGGAACGATACGAATTGAGTTGCCGGCGCCTGCTGAAGGTCAACCCGCTTTTAGCTTCCAGGATAATGGCATCGGGTTGAAGGAAGATGAAATACACCAGTTCCTTTCCGTAATTGGTGAAAGTTCCAAACGGAAAAATGCGGAAGACGCCCGGCTGTTCATCGGCAAGTTCGGGATCGGTTTGCTGTCCTGCTTTGTGGTCAGCGAAGCGATCACCATCGAAACCCGGTCGGCTTTTGATACGAATGGATTCCGATGGTCGGCCTTTAATGACGGACGTTACCAGATTGACCCGGTAGAAGCCCTGCCCATTGGCACTAGGGTATATCTTACCCCTAAAAAGAACTATGCGCATTTATTCCGGCCGGAGAACTTTATTCCGCAGATACGGTTTTACGGAGATGCGCTTCCTGAAAAGATTACGGTGGTGGCCAACGGTGAAGAAAAGCTGATTAACCCCGAACCTCCTGTATGGCTAAACCCGGATGCGAATCGCCATGCGTTGCTACAGGCGGGTAAGGAAGTCTTTCAACTTGCATTCCTCGACGCGGTACCTTTTCAAACAGAGTCGGGGAAGTGTACCGGCGTATTATACCTGTTGCCATATAAAGCCCAGTTTTCGGTGAAGCAGCACCATCGTATTTACCTGAAACGGATGTTTCTTGGAGAAGCGGATAACGGGTTGCTGCCTTCCTGGGCTTTTTTTGTAAAGATGATCGTGAACAGCAATGCGCTCAGTGCTACGGCTTCAAGGGAATCGCTGATGCAGAACGACCAGTTGCGGAATACACGCAAAGAGATCGGTGATACCCTTAAATCCTATCTCAAAAACATCCACAATATAGATCCGCAGGTGTACCAGAAGATCATGCAAACGCATTTTCTTCACCTGAAAGCCATGGCAGCAGAAGACGATGAGTTTCTCCGGTTGATCCTGGATGATCTTCCGTTTGAAACCAATAAAGGATTGCGGACTTTTAAGAACATCCGCGAACAATACCCGGTCATTTATTACTGCGCCGATTACGAAGAATTTAAACAGGTACAGCGCATTGCTGAATTCCAGGGCGTGCTTGTATTGAATGTAGCGTATACATTTGAAGAGGAATTGCTGAAAAAAATAAAGGGCATCCATAGGGAACTGAACATCCGGGAAATGTCATCGGCAAAATTGCTCGATACGTTTGTGAACATCAGCACGGAAGAAGCGGAGCGTTACCGTCCATTTATGAAAAAGATGATGGCGTTTGCACGGGCGTTGCACTGTACGGTAAGCCTGAAATATTTTGAGCCCCGGGATACCCCCGCGATTTTTACAAGGGCGGATGAGGATTTTGCAGAGGCAACGATAAAAAAACTAAAGGCCAGTGACAACCCCTTTGCCAATGCCCTCGGCAGCTTACAGCAGCAGCCCGAACTGTTGAACCAATTTTGCCTGAACATGAACAATGAACTGGTGCAGCATATGCTTACGCTGGATGAGGACTACATGTTGCAGGCCATTACAGAAGTGCTGTATGTGCAAGCATTACTCATGGGAAAGTACCCGGTAAATGAAAAACAGATGAATCTTTTCAACAGCGCGCTGCATTCGCTGCTGGTAATGGGCATGAAAAATTTTATTCAGATTTAA
- a CDS encoding tetratricopeptide repeat protein has translation MSDINVYEKYFENPCSVPADFVPNLNSSTIRDKDTWFRALALLEQQAAAGAPKEALDILFDLLFKSGADHTVSIYFPDEVYAWFFEKMTGVLTRIGGAYPEALLEKAMALVLARSKYKNHSGAAEAFQQAIAAGVAAAAPVYYYYQYAGLLPGADKEAALEQLKTLAAAGNPWALVYEAYYQIWYSSGFEPDPALEQLINHPDKKLQRHYYDVMQGYYGKKGDREKQISLLKESVSRFDAAYSRYVLAEISWPDAQTAEEQKALLKELEKAYEDGSMDAATSLGLKLLPQAPQAAQDYERSIFWLKKSWEYGNAYAAYRLAYLYLYNEWVTDVPAGLQLLEEAKAAGSVDAAIEWAEVHIEGRLTEIDKNVTFETFEVLHAKQVPYATYRLGNFYEYGDTDLGITADLTRAFQYYKEAAEQHLPIAQYNVGRFLKYGFDDNAPDVEAAIPYFTKAAEANNAQASTELGLIAEVAEQPDYAQAFAHFNKAAELGYPYANYIKGLYLEYDYHQSGKTDPAAAVECYTYAAGYNEMNAAYELGRCYKFGTGIAQDPDKAIEYLKKAAEVSNPKALTELALSYERAEGVVEDREKALEYMERAAALNYTYAQYATGRYYLHGYVQADSTKGLEWLEKAAASEYPYALLELGDYYMFDYDRVEQYEKALDYYRRAKDQQVYSDGLGLCYEYGIGTEVAPVAAFNAYTLAAEYGNSNAKYRLGRCYYEGFGTDKNLEAAFRWFGESAHEGNDHAKVYLGRQYLKGEGIPRQPEKAVALFTEAAENESANAQYELANCYLMGAGVDEDEQKALYWFERAAENGHEGAKKLTGRRRK, from the coding sequence ATGAGCGACATCAACGTTTATGAAAAATACTTTGAAAACCCATGCTCCGTTCCGGCGGATTTTGTTCCAAATCTTAACTCTTCTACCATCCGGGATAAAGATACCTGGTTCCGGGCCCTGGCGTTGCTGGAGCAACAGGCAGCAGCCGGAGCGCCCAAAGAGGCATTGGATATTCTTTTTGACCTGCTGTTTAAATCGGGCGCCGATCATACGGTAAGCATCTATTTTCCGGATGAGGTATATGCCTGGTTTTTTGAAAAAATGACCGGGGTGCTGACCCGCATAGGCGGGGCCTACCCGGAAGCATTACTGGAAAAAGCAATGGCGCTGGTACTCGCACGCAGCAAATATAAAAATCATTCCGGAGCAGCCGAGGCCTTTCAACAGGCGATCGCAGCCGGTGTAGCGGCGGCGGCTCCTGTATATTATTATTACCAATACGCCGGATTGTTGCCCGGGGCAGACAAAGAGGCCGCATTGGAACAATTAAAAACACTGGCAGCTGCAGGCAATCCCTGGGCCCTGGTGTATGAAGCCTATTACCAGATATGGTACAGCTCCGGTTTTGAACCCGATCCGGCCCTCGAGCAATTAATCAATCACCCGGATAAAAAATTGCAGCGGCATTACTATGATGTAATGCAGGGCTATTATGGCAAAAAGGGCGACCGGGAAAAACAGATCAGCCTTTTAAAAGAATCTGTCAGCAGATTTGATGCGGCTTACTCCCGCTATGTATTGGCCGAAATATCCTGGCCCGATGCGCAAACGGCAGAGGAACAAAAGGCCTTGCTCAAAGAGCTGGAAAAAGCGTATGAAGACGGATCGATGGATGCTGCCACCAGTCTTGGTCTGAAGCTGCTGCCACAAGCGCCCCAGGCTGCGCAGGACTATGAACGGTCAATCTTTTGGTTGAAAAAGAGTTGGGAATATGGCAATGCATATGCAGCTTACCGGCTGGCTTATTTATACCTGTATAACGAATGGGTAACCGATGTGCCGGCGGGACTTCAATTGCTGGAGGAAGCCAAGGCCGCGGGAAGCGTGGATGCAGCCATTGAATGGGCGGAAGTGCATATTGAAGGAAGGCTCACGGAGATCGACAAGAACGTCACTTTCGAAACGTTTGAGGTGCTGCATGCCAAACAGGTTCCTTATGCTACTTACCGGTTGGGTAATTTTTATGAGTATGGCGATACGGATCTGGGCATTACTGCTGATCTTACCCGGGCATTTCAATATTATAAAGAAGCGGCGGAGCAGCACCTGCCCATCGCGCAGTATAACGTGGGCCGGTTTCTTAAATACGGGTTTGATGACAACGCACCGGATGTGGAGGCCGCGATTCCTTATTTCACAAAAGCGGCGGAGGCCAACAATGCCCAGGCCAGTACGGAGCTGGGGTTGATTGCAGAAGTAGCCGAACAACCGGACTACGCCCAGGCGTTTGCGCATTTTAATAAAGCTGCGGAACTGGGATATCCTTATGCCAACTACATAAAAGGGCTGTACCTGGAATATGATTATCATCAGTCGGGGAAAACGGATCCTGCAGCAGCGGTGGAGTGTTATACCTATGCCGCCGGTTATAACGAAATGAACGCGGCCTATGAACTGGGACGTTGTTATAAGTTTGGAACCGGAATCGCACAGGACCCGGATAAAGCAATTGAATACCTGAAAAAGGCGGCGGAGGTCAGCAATCCCAAAGCACTTACAGAACTGGCCCTGAGTTATGAACGTGCGGAAGGTGTGGTTGAAGACCGGGAGAAAGCATTGGAATATATGGAACGGGCCGCTGCCCTTAACTATACCTATGCACAGTATGCAACCGGCCGGTATTACCTGCATGGTTATGTACAGGCAGACAGTACAAAGGGCCTGGAATGGCTGGAAAAAGCAGCAGCCAGCGAATATCCCTATGCATTGCTGGAGTTGGGGGATTATTATATGTTTGACTACGATCGCGTAGAGCAATATGAAAAGGCGCTGGACTATTACCGGCGGGCAAAAGACCAGCAGGTGTACTCCGATGGCCTGGGGTTATGTTACGAATATGGCATTGGTACAGAGGTTGCACCCGTAGCAGCTTTTAATGCATATACTTTGGCTGCCGAATATGGAAACAGCAATGCTAAATACCGGCTGGGGCGTTGTTATTATGAAGGATTTGGCACCGATAAAAACCTGGAAGCCGCTTTCCGCTGGTTTGGAGAAAGCGCCCACGAAGGCAATGACCATGCAAAAGTATACCTGGGCCGGCAGTATTTAAAAGGAGAGGGCATACCCCGTCAGCCGGAAAAGGCCGTAGCTTTATTTACAGAGGCTGCGGAAAATGAGTCAGCCAACGCACAGTATGAACTCGCCAACTGCTATCTGATGGGAGCGGGCGTAGATGAAGACGAGCAAAAAGCCCTTTACTGGTTTGAAAGGGCGGCGGAGAACGGCCATGAAGGCGCAAAAAAACTGACAGGAAGAAGAAGAAAATAA
- a CDS encoding succinate dehydrogenase cytochrome b subunit, with protein sequence MNWSQFFTSSVGKKITMALSGIFLILFLIIHAGLNACIWANDGGVMFNIAAHFMGSMVVPRVLEIGLFLFFLLHIIQGLVLEVQNRSKRGTGYAVKMGNRGSTWNSRAMGILGALILIFLVIHISDFWVPSRFGGLEPMYIDVASGQIVPEGTPGAKEYHDLYGEMKHQFTTYPWIIIIYELGVIALFWHLVHGFQSSFRTLGLTNHKYIGLIKGTGVVYSIIICLAFMLMPLSFYFGWIQ encoded by the coding sequence ATGAACTGGTCTCAATTTTTCACTTCTTCTGTTGGCAAGAAAATTACCATGGCGCTGTCGGGCATTTTTTTAATTCTTTTTCTCATTATTCATGCCGGTTTAAATGCCTGTATCTGGGCAAATGACGGTGGAGTAATGTTCAACATAGCAGCACATTTCATGGGTTCAATGGTTGTGCCCCGGGTGTTGGAAATTGGCCTATTTTTATTCTTCCTGTTGCATATTATCCAGGGTTTGGTACTGGAAGTACAAAACCGCAGTAAAAGAGGTACCGGTTATGCCGTAAAAATGGGCAACCGCGGAAGTACCTGGAACAGCCGGGCGATGGGTATTCTCGGAGCATTGATCCTTATTTTTTTGGTGATCCATATCAGCGATTTTTGGGTTCCCAGCCGTTTTGGCGGCCTGGAGCCGATGTATATTGATGTTGCTTCCGGTCAGATCGTACCGGAAGGCACCCCCGGCGCTAAGGAATACCATGATCTGTATGGTGAAATGAAGCACCAGTTTACTACTTACCCTTGGATTATCATTATTTATGAATTGGGCGTCATCGCACTGTTCTGGCACCTCGTACACGGATTTCAGAGCTCGTTCCGCACACTGGGACTTACCAATCATAAATACATCGGCCTTATAAAAGGCACCGGTGTTGTGTATTCGATCATCATCTGCCTGGCATTTATGCTGATGCCATTAAGCTTTTATTTCGGATGGATCCAATAA
- a CDS encoding fumarate reductase/succinate dehydrogenase flavoprotein subunit: MLDSKIPTGKLEDKWTEYKGHCKLVNPANKRKLEVIVIGTGLAGASAAAALGEQGYQVKAFCFQDSPRRAHSIAAQGGINAAKNYQNDGDSVFRLFYDTIKGGDYRAREANVHRLAEVSVNIIDQCVAQGVPFAREYGGLLNNRSFGGVQVKRTFYAAGQTGQQLLIGAYQALERQVALGNVKMYNRHEMQDIVMIDGKARGIIARNLVNGQLERFFGHAVILASGGYGNVFYLSTNAMGSNVTAAWRAHKKGAHFANPCFTQIHPTCIPVSGDHQSKLTLMSESLRNDGRIWVPKKQNDPRKANDIPEEERDYYLERRYPAFGNLVPRDVASRAAKERCDAGFGVGTTKQAVYLDFKYNLINKYGKAEANKHGIQNPDTETLIRLGKEVVKEEYGNLFDMYEKITGENPYEVPMRIYPAVHYTMGGLWVDYELMTSVKGLFCLGEANFSDHGANRLGASALMQGLADGYFVIPYTLGNYLADEIAVKPIPTTDRAFVETEAKVNERINRLMSIQGTQTVESFHKRLGKIMWDKCGMARNEQGLKEAIQEIRDLRADFWKNVRIPGGIHEMNPELDKASRVADFLELGELMCMDALERNESCGGHFREESQTPDGEALRHDDQYMYVSAWKLNGEHSWELEREPLNYEVIKPTQRNYK, encoded by the coding sequence ATGCTTGATTCAAAAATACCAACCGGAAAATTAGAAGATAAATGGACCGAATACAAAGGCCATTGTAAGTTGGTAAACCCGGCCAATAAACGGAAACTGGAAGTGATCGTGATCGGAACCGGGCTTGCCGGAGCCTCTGCAGCCGCCGCATTGGGCGAACAGGGATACCAGGTAAAAGCTTTCTGTTTCCAGGATTCACCGCGCCGGGCGCACTCCATTGCCGCACAGGGTGGAATCAACGCTGCAAAGAACTACCAGAACGACGGAGACTCGGTCTTCCGTCTTTTTTATGATACCATTAAAGGAGGCGACTACCGTGCACGCGAAGCCAATGTACACCGGCTGGCGGAAGTAAGTGTAAACATTATCGACCAGTGCGTGGCACAGGGCGTGCCTTTTGCCCGTGAATATGGCGGGTTACTGAATAACCGCTCCTTTGGCGGGGTGCAGGTAAAACGTACGTTTTATGCGGCCGGACAAACCGGTCAGCAATTATTGATCGGCGCCTACCAGGCTCTGGAGCGGCAGGTGGCCCTGGGTAATGTAAAAATGTACAACCGTCATGAAATGCAGGACATTGTGATGATCGACGGCAAGGCCCGCGGCATCATCGCCCGCAACCTGGTTAACGGACAGTTGGAGCGTTTCTTTGGTCATGCCGTGATATTGGCATCCGGCGGTTATGGAAACGTATTTTATCTTTCCACCAATGCCATGGGCAGCAATGTTACCGCTGCCTGGCGGGCCCATAAAAAGGGCGCGCATTTTGCCAACCCCTGCTTTACGCAGATACATCCTACCTGTATCCCGGTATCCGGCGACCACCAGAGCAAGCTGACCCTGATGTCGGAATCCCTGCGGAACGACGGCCGGATCTGGGTGCCCAAAAAACAAAATGACCCCCGCAAGGCCAACGATATACCGGAAGAGGAAAGAGACTATTACCTGGAGAGAAGGTACCCAGCTTTCGGAAACCTGGTACCCCGCGATGTGGCTTCCCGCGCCGCAAAAGAACGCTGTGATGCCGGTTTTGGTGTAGGAACCACCAAACAGGCGGTATACCTGGATTTTAAATACAACCTGATCAATAAATACGGAAAAGCGGAAGCTAACAAGCACGGCATCCAAAACCCCGATACAGAAACACTGATCCGTTTGGGTAAGGAAGTGGTGAAGGAGGAATATGGTAACCTGTTTGACATGTATGAAAAGATCACCGGAGAAAATCCTTACGAAGTGCCAATGCGGATCTATCCTGCTGTACACTATACGATGGGTGGCCTTTGGGTGGATTACGAACTGATGACTTCCGTAAAAGGATTGTTCTGCCTGGGTGAAGCCAACTTTAGTGATCATGGAGCCAACCGCCTGGGTGCTTCTGCACTGATGCAGGGTCTGGCAGACGGATATTTTGTAATCCCCTATACATTGGGCAATTACCTCGCAGATGAAATTGCAGTAAAGCCCATTCCAACCACGGACCGGGCCTTTGTGGAAACAGAGGCGAAAGTAAACGAGCGGATCAATCGCCTGATGAGTATCCAGGGCACACAAACCGTGGAAAGCTTTCACAAGCGCCTGGGTAAGATCATGTGGGACAAATGCGGCATGGCCCGGAATGAGCAAGGATTAAAAGAAGCCATCCAGGAAATCAGAGACCTTCGGGCTGATTTTTGGAAAAACGTACGCATCCCCGGTGGCATTCATGAAATGAACCCTGAACTGGATAAAGCCAGCCGGGTAGCCGATTTCCTGGAGCTGGGAGAACTGATGTGTATGGACGCGCTGGAGCGTAATGAGAGCTGCGGCGGGCACTTCCGGGAAGAAAGCCAGACTCCGGATGGAGAAGCGCTGCGTCATGACGACCAGTATATGTATGTATCTGCGTGGAAGCTCAATGGCGAGCATTCCTGGGAACTGGAAAGGGAACCGTTGAACTACGAGGTGATCAAACCTACACAACGGAACTATAAGTAA
- a CDS encoding four helix bundle protein yields the protein MGDEKHHCRKIFDLWSRSSTVSEELEETKKYVVAKQLLCCGTSVGANIFEAQHAKSKSGFVHKMKIAVKEANETLYWLLICDRSERYPVSSSLKEMAEELIRIISKIIISSKGSLKGGFTLG from the coding sequence ATGGGAGACGAAAAACATCATTGTAGAAAAATCTTTGATCTTTGGAGTAGAAGTAGTACAGTTTCGGAGGAACTAGAAGAAACGAAAAAATATGTTGTGGCAAAACAACTATTGTGTTGCGGTACATCCGTTGGCGCAAATATTTTTGAGGCACAACATGCGAAGAGCAAGTCCGGCTTTGTTCATAAAATGAAAATAGCTGTAAAGGAGGCAAATGAAACATTGTACTGGTTGTTGATTTGCGATCGGAGTGAACGTTATCCTGTTAGCAGTTCTTTAAAAGAAATGGCGGAAGAACTGATACGGATTATATCAAAAATTATTATATCAAGTAAAGGCAGTTTGAAAGGAGGATTCACATTGGGTTAA
- a CDS encoding succinate dehydrogenase/fumarate reductase iron-sulfur subunit translates to MNLTLKVWKQKNAESGGKFETYKVSNISSEMSFLEMFDVLNEQLIREGKEPIAFDHDCREGICGMCSMYINGRPHGPWHGTTTCQLHMRAFKDGDTIVVEPWRAKAFPVVKDLIVDRSAFDRIIQAGGYISVNTGNAQDGNAIPIPKENADKAFAAAACIGCGACVAACKNSSALLFLSAKVSHLALLPQGEAEKKDRALNMIAQMDKEGFGSCTNTGACEAVCPKEIEITNIARLNREYLAAGWASDTKKH, encoded by the coding sequence ATGAATTTGACCCTAAAGGTTTGGAAACAAAAAAACGCCGAATCCGGCGGGAAGTTTGAGACCTACAAAGTATCTAATATCTCATCGGAAATGTCCTTCCTGGAGATGTTTGATGTATTGAACGAGCAACTGATCCGTGAAGGAAAAGAACCCATTGCCTTTGATCATGACTGTCGCGAAGGTATTTGTGGCATGTGCTCTATGTACATCAACGGCCGACCGCATGGTCCCTGGCATGGTACCACTACCTGTCAGCTGCATATGCGCGCTTTTAAAGATGGCGATACCATTGTGGTGGAACCCTGGAGGGCAAAAGCGTTTCCCGTGGTAAAAGACCTGATCGTAGACCGCAGCGCGTTTGACCGTATCATACAGGCCGGTGGTTATATTTCCGTAAATACCGGCAATGCACAGGACGGCAACGCCATTCCTATTCCGAAGGAAAATGCAGATAAGGCGTTCGCTGCAGCTGCCTGTATCGGTTGCGGAGCCTGCGTAGCCGCCTGTAAGAATTCTTCGGCATTACTGTTCCTTTCCGCTAAAGTATCGCACCTGGCATTGTTGCCGCAAGGCGAGGCAGAGAAAAAGGATCGCGCGCTGAATATGATTGCGCAGATGGATAAGGAAGGCTTTGGCTCCTGTACCAATACCGGTGCCTGTGAAGCCGTTTGCCCGAAAGAGATCGAGATCACCAATATCGCCCGCCTGAACCGCGAATACCTGGCAGCCGGATGGGCATCTGATACCAAGAAACATTAA
- a CDS encoding trimeric intracellular cation channel family protein, with protein MFSNTSEIIEILGTIAFAISGTFSAMQRKLDVFGVLIIAFVTSVGGGTIRDMLIGDTPVAWMRDVQVCLVILVTSIAAIIFKTYIRKLKVTLFLFDSLGLGLFTVVGLQKGINFELNPGICIALGTITGCFGGIIRDILLNTIPLIFRREIYATVCIFGGAIYLLLLHFRVNTDISKFIVIAIIVATRIIVVQKQLSFPRMRY; from the coding sequence ATGTTCTCCAATACATCCGAAATCATCGAGATACTGGGCACCATTGCATTTGCGATTTCAGGTACTTTTTCCGCTATGCAGCGAAAGCTGGATGTATTTGGCGTGCTGATCATTGCTTTTGTAACCTCGGTGGGTGGGGGAACAATCCGCGATATGCTGATTGGGGATACGCCTGTAGCCTGGATGCGGGATGTGCAGGTATGCCTGGTGATCCTGGTTACTTCCATTGCTGCCATTATTTTTAAGACCTATATCCGGAAACTGAAGGTTACGCTTTTTTTATTTGATAGTCTCGGACTGGGATTGTTTACCGTAGTGGGTTTGCAGAAGGGGATTAATTTTGAATTGAACCCCGGGATCTGCATCGCCCTGGGAACCATTACCGGCTGCTTTGGCGGCATTATCCGCGACATTCTTTTAAATACGATTCCCCTAATCTTCAGGAGAGAGATTTACGCTACGGTTTGCATTTTTGGGGGTGCCATTTACCTGTTGCTGCTGCATTTTCGGGTAAATACGGATATTAGTAAATTTATCGTTATTGCCATTATTGTCGCCACCCGGATCATTGTGGTACAAAAGCAATTGTCTTTTCCAAGGATGCGGTATTAA